One genomic segment of Methanothermococcus okinawensis IH1 includes these proteins:
- a CDS encoding shikimate kinase, whose amino-acid sequence MKSTAVSPASGTIINAIATGKGSAFGIDLKVKATVELLDDGKKHIVGEVKDHPNVNTNLIETCVRNVLNYFELDYSAKVITETEIPIKSGLSSSSATSNAVVLATFGALGKKLNDKLILDLAIKSSFDEGLTITGAYDDATASYYGGITITDNINRKIIKRDIFNIEGIKNDELNVLVLIPNLNKNVDVNRMKLLKNYVEVAFNECLNGNYCNALFLNGILYASALNFPTNIAIEAIEMGALTAGLSGTGPSYIALCDRDHTEKVKGALKKYGNVIVTKLNNNGAEIVK is encoded by the coding sequence ATGAAATCCACAGCAGTATCTCCTGCATCTGGAACAATTATAAATGCAATAGCTACTGGAAAAGGTTCTGCATTTGGCATCGATTTAAAGGTAAAAGCCACTGTTGAGCTCTTGGATGATGGTAAAAAACACATAGTGGGAGAGGTAAAAGACCATCCGAATGTAAATACAAATCTCATAGAAACATGCGTAAGAAATGTTTTAAATTATTTTGAATTGGATTACTCGGCAAAAGTCATTACAGAAACAGAAATTCCAATAAAATCAGGTTTAAGTAGTAGCAGTGCAACATCAAATGCAGTAGTTTTAGCAACCTTCGGAGCTCTGGGAAAAAAATTAAACGATAAACTTATACTTGATTTGGCAATAAAATCATCCTTTGATGAAGGTTTAACTATTACTGGGGCTTATGATGATGCTACGGCTTCATACTATGGTGGAATTACCATTACAGATAATATAAATAGAAAAATAATTAAGAGGGATATTTTCAATATAGAGGGAATAAAAAATGATGAACTAAATGTTTTGGTGCTTATACCAAATTTAAATAAAAATGTAGATGTAAATAGGATGAAACTCTTAAAAAATTATGTTGAAGTGGCATTTAATGAGTGTTTAAATGGAAACTATTGCAATGCATTGTTTTTAAATGGAATTTTATATGCTTCTGCCCTTAATTTTCCTACAAATATTGCCATTGAAGCTATTGAAATGGGAGCTCTGACAGCAGGGTTATCTGGAACAGGACCATCATATATAGCACTATGTGACAGAGACCATACTGAGAAAGTTAAAGGAGCTCTTAAAAAATACGGTAATGTAATTGTTACGAAGTTAAATAACAACGGTGCTGAAATAGTTAAATAA
- a CDS encoding translation initiation factor IF-2 subunit gamma encodes MARVKQSEVNIGMVGHVDHGKTSLTKQLTGVWTDTHSEELKRGISIRLGYADCEIRKCPKCPEPEAYTVNPVCPRCGSKTRIIRKVSFVDAPGHETLMATMLSGASLMDGAILVIAANEECPQPQTKEHLMALDALGIKNIIIVQNKIDLVDEEKAKENYKQIKEFVKGTVAENAPIIPVSAHHGANIDVLLKAIEDFIPTPERDTELPPRMYVARSFDINKPGSEIKDLKGGVIGGSIIQGVLEVGKEIEIKPGLKVIEGNKTHWEPIITKITSLGVGGSKVKKAYPGGLVGVGTELDPALTKSDALSGSVAGEPGTLPETLDKITIKAHLLERIVGSKEELTIEPLKSNEVLMLNVGTATTVGVILSARNDIADIKLKLPICADKGDRVAMSRRVGSRWRLIGYGIIQ; translated from the coding sequence ATGGCAAGAGTTAAACAATCAGAAGTAAATATTGGAATGGTTGGGCATGTGGATCATGGAAAAACCAGTTTAACAAAACAACTTACAGGAGTATGGACAGACACACATAGTGAAGAATTAAAAAGAGGTATATCCATTAGATTGGGTTATGCAGATTGTGAGATAAGAAAATGTCCAAAATGTCCAGAACCTGAGGCATATACTGTGAATCCCGTATGTCCAAGATGTGGTTCAAAAACCAGAATCATTAGAAAGGTATCTTTTGTTGATGCACCAGGACACGAAACACTCATGGCTACAATGCTTTCAGGAGCTTCATTAATGGACGGTGCAATATTGGTAATTGCAGCAAATGAGGAGTGCCCACAACCACAGACAAAGGAACATTTAATGGCATTGGATGCCTTAGGAATAAAAAATATAATAATTGTTCAGAATAAAATAGACCTTGTAGATGAAGAAAAAGCTAAGGAGAACTACAAACAAATAAAAGAGTTTGTAAAGGGAACTGTTGCAGAAAATGCTCCTATTATTCCAGTTTCAGCACACCATGGTGCAAATATTGATGTGCTGTTAAAGGCTATTGAAGATTTTATACCAACACCTGAAAGGGATACTGAGCTCCCACCAAGAATGTATGTTGCAAGGAGTTTTGATATCAATAAACCTGGAAGCGAAATTAAAGACCTTAAAGGAGGGGTTATTGGTGGAAGTATTATTCAGGGAGTTCTTGAAGTTGGAAAAGAAATTGAAATAAAACCGGGATTGAAAGTTATAGAAGGCAATAAAACACACTGGGAACCAATTATTACAAAGATTACATCCCTTGGGGTTGGAGGTTCCAAGGTTAAAAAAGCTTATCCAGGTGGATTAGTTGGTGTTGGTACAGAATTAGACCCTGCCCTTACAAAATCAGATGCTCTAAGCGGTAGTGTTGCAGGAGAACCGGGAACATTACCTGAAACACTTGATAAAATCACCATAAAAGCTCATCTTCTTGAAAGAATCGTGGGTTCAAAAGAGGAACTAACAATCGAACCGTTGAAATCAAATGAGGTATTAATGCTTAATGTAGGGACTGCAACAACAGTTGGTGTAATATTATCTGCAAGAAACGATATTGCTGATATAAAATTAAAACTCCCAATATGTGCCGATAAAGGAGACAGAGTGGCAATGAGCAGAAGGGTAGGTTCAAGATGGAGATTAATCGGTTATGGAATTATTCAATAA
- the tfrA gene encoding fumarate reductase (CoM/CoB) subunit TfrA yields MITDVLIIGGGGAAARCAIECRNKNVIIAVKGLFGKSGCTVMAEGGYNAVLNPKDDFKKHYEDTIKGGAHINNPKLVEILVKNAPKELKNLEKFGSIFDRNKDGTIAQRPFGGQSFNRTCYSGDRTGHELMAGLMEYINKLEKVKVLEDVMAIKLIVMDGRCYGALFLNMITGNIFPIYAKSTVLATGGAGQLYPITSNPIQKVGDGFAMAYNEGVELIDMEMVQFHPTGMVGKGILVTEAVRGEGGILYNKNKERFMANYDKDRLELSTRDVVARAIYNEIQEGRGINGGVYLDVSHLDDKIIEERLGTMFKQFMSIGVDIRKEPMIVAPTAHHFMGGIKINEKCETNIKGLFACGEVTGGIHGANRLGGNALADTQVFGAIAGRSAGEFAEESEFDLKDIEDYVNKVIMDINNELENKKNNPSISYNVFELIEELRYIMWNYVSIVRNEEGLKKALLEIKNLRDKAENININGIIEIQKYFELKNMITVAEIIIKCALERRESRGAHYRSDYPETKDEWKGNLVVCNNNIKFIKIH; encoded by the coding sequence GTGATTACGGATGTTTTAATTATAGGTGGTGGCGGAGCTGCGGCAAGATGTGCCATAGAGTGCAGAAATAAAAATGTAATTATTGCAGTTAAAGGGCTTTTCGGTAAAAGTGGATGCACAGTTATGGCAGAAGGAGGATATAACGCAGTATTGAATCCAAAGGATGATTTTAAAAAGCATTATGAAGACACAATAAAAGGGGGAGCTCATATAAATAATCCAAAACTTGTAGAAATTCTTGTAAAAAATGCTCCAAAAGAACTAAAAAACTTAGAAAAATTTGGTTCTATATTCGACAGAAACAAGGATGGAACAATAGCTCAAAGACCGTTTGGTGGGCAGAGTTTTAACAGGACATGTTATAGCGGTGATAGAACTGGACATGAGCTCATGGCAGGATTGATGGAATATATAAATAAACTTGAAAAGGTTAAAGTTTTGGAAGATGTAATGGCAATAAAATTAATAGTAATGGATGGTAGGTGCTACGGAGCTCTGTTTTTAAATATGATTACAGGGAATATTTTTCCAATATATGCAAAATCCACAGTTCTTGCAACAGGTGGTGCTGGGCAGTTATACCCAATTACATCAAATCCAATTCAGAAGGTTGGCGATGGTTTTGCAATGGCTTATAATGAAGGGGTGGAGTTAATAGATATGGAGATGGTGCAGTTCCATCCAACAGGAATGGTTGGAAAAGGAATACTCGTTACAGAAGCTGTAAGAGGGGAAGGCGGTATTCTATACAATAAAAACAAAGAAAGATTTATGGCAAATTATGACAAAGATAGGTTAGAGCTCTCAACAAGGGATGTCGTTGCAAGGGCAATATACAATGAGATACAAGAGGGAAGGGGCATAAATGGTGGTGTTTATTTAGATGTATCTCATTTAGATGATAAAATTATCGAAGAGCGACTTGGAACAATGTTTAAGCAGTTTATGAGTATTGGAGTAGATATAAGAAAGGAACCCATGATTGTAGCACCAACGGCACATCACTTTATGGGAGGTATAAAAATAAATGAAAAATGTGAAACAAATATAAAAGGGCTTTTTGCCTGTGGTGAAGTTACAGGCGGAATACACGGTGCAAATAGACTTGGGGGAAATGCACTTGCCGATACTCAGGTATTTGGAGCAATTGCTGGAAGAAGTGCAGGGGAATTTGCAGAAGAATCAGAATTTGATTTAAAAGATATTGAGGACTATGTAAATAAAGTGATAATGGATATTAACAATGAATTAGAAAATAAAAAGAATAATCCATCTATATCATATAATGTATTTGAATTGATAGAGGAGCTCAGGTATATTATGTGGAATTATGTTTCGATAGTAAGAAATGAGGAAGGGCTAAAAAAGGCACTTTTGGAGATAAAAAATTTAAGAGATAAAGCAGAAAATATAAATATAAATGGAATTATTGAAATCCAAAAATATTTTGAATTAAAAAATATGATTACTGTTGCAGAAATTATTATAAAATGTGCATTGGAAAGGAGAGAAAGTAGGGGAGCTCACTATCGTTCGGATTATCCAGAAACAAAAGATGAATGGAAGGGAAATTTAGTTGTATGCAATAACAATATAAAATTTATTAAAATCCATTAA
- a CDS encoding metallophosphoesterase family protein, with the protein MRIAALTDLHGKIINFKRILIYKPDAIVVSGDITHFGKDLKIIDYLKYLKEKENVKVLTVPGNCDTEESITKLNELNINIDEKCIEINNIKFIGIGGSNPTPFNTPNEYTEEELYNKFKNAIKGMKKEDLLNNFILVTHAPPKNTMADRVGGNHVGSASIRKIIEEYSPSLVICGHIHESKCIDKINNSYIVNPSQSSFLISDIFDKDGKVWIKSIELIDL; encoded by the coding sequence ATGAGAATAGCGGCATTAACCGATTTACACGGTAAAATTATAAATTTCAAAAGAATCCTAATATATAAACCAGATGCAATTGTTGTTTCTGGTGATATTACACATTTTGGAAAGGATTTAAAAATAATCGATTATCTAAAATATTTAAAAGAAAAAGAAAATGTTAAGGTCTTAACAGTTCCTGGAAACTGCGACACTGAGGAATCTATAACTAAATTAAATGAATTGAATATAAACATCGATGAAAAATGTATAGAGATAAACAATATAAAATTTATAGGCATAGGGGGAAGTAATCCAACACCATTCAATACACCGAATGAATATACCGAGGAAGAATTATACAATAAATTTAAAAATGCAATTAAAGGCATGAAAAAAGAGGATTTATTAAATAACTTTATTTTAGTTACCCATGCACCCCCAAAAAATACCATGGCTGATAGAGTTGGAGGAAACCATGTTGGAAGCGCATCTATAAGAAAGATTATAGAGGAATACAGTCCATCTTTGGTTATATGCGGTCATATACATGAGAGTAAATGCATCGATAAAATAAATAACAGCTATATTGTCAATCCATCACAGAGCTCATTCTTAATATCCGATATATTTGATAAAGATGGTAAGGTATGGATTAAAAGTATAGAATTAATTGATTTATAA